The Juglans microcarpa x Juglans regia isolate MS1-56 chromosome 2D, Jm3101_v1.0, whole genome shotgun sequence DNA window CATCCAATTCGATCAAGAAGTTGGGGACAATCCATGTACCAAGAATTGAGATTCCAGTGTACGACTCGGAAGCGACACAAGGGGCAATTATCACCGCAAAGAAACCACGCAAGAATGCAGCCGAGATGGTAGACGTGTGAGCATGGCAACAAAGCAGCTTCAGTCCCAGCCTGCAACTCTTGTAAGCAGATGGCGCAATCCGAAGGGTCTTCAAGTTCCACCTTCTTTAGCTCCAAATCGAGATATGCCAACGACAGCCGGTAGATGGCCTCGTCCCTACTGCTCAGCTCCTCAGacgtaaaataaaaaacccaatGAAACTCGCGTATCTCTGCGATGTCCAAGACCACATTGTAGACATGCACGCAGTGCGTGTCCCTAGGCAGCGAGCCAACACACTCCGAAACAGCATCGATAAATCCAGGACAATCGTGAAAGAACTGTGGGATGTTCGTGCTGGAAAGCAGAAGGGGTACGACGGTTTTGGAGGACTCCTCGGACGCCAACAGTCTGCGCTGCACTCGAAAAACAACCAGGCTCTCCTCCTCGTATGGGTGCTGCGGTTTCACCACATGGAAGTTGAGCATCAATTCATCCTCAGATAAAGGGGAACCATCGTCGGGTTCAGTATAGTACTCGGATTCCATTGCCATGTTTACGCCGTCGCTATTTGCCTAATTCCAAGGGGAAGGAGAGGAGATCATTTTGGTTTCGGCTAattgattgaaaaaataattgcttgtattatcatatatatatatatatatatatatatgtagcaaaGACGTTAACAGGTAGTAGAATTACCGAATCCTAGTCTAATTATAATTACTTGGTTTTGAGTTTTCCTGATCTGGGTCTCTTCGGGTGCTGAATCGCTGATCATCGATAAAGTCACAAGAGTCGAGAGAGAACTTCAAAATcacattttcaaaatcattttactaaCAAAAACACAGATTAGGGGTACTTTGGATAcgaagcaatttttttttttaaatttctcattattattattatttctcagaTCATTGTTTAGTTGAAATGGCTAAGATCGACcccatatatacatgcatacatatatatacatagtagGTAAAAGCAACGTGCAATGTATGTTTtcttagtttatattttattttaattttttaataataaagacATCATTTTTTagcttaattaaataataatgtaatgtttatattgtataaattaatatcaCAAGTAAAAGAAGTgtattaatagaaaatataacatagttttataaataaacatcatttataatcttatgaaaattatttgagatgattttgattCTAGGATGACAATTCagcatttttttcatcttatattatctcGATAGAAATGACATTATAATGCTTAGAAATAAGCCtagaaatatatcaatacacttgaaatcactttcttaatcactaaataaaaaaaaaaaaattttttatcaaGCTGTCAAATGAAATGGTAAGAATGAGACGgcataatagtatttttttttttaaaaaaagttaaatcatctattctttttccgaagatttttttacaaaattttcaatatatctCAGTGTCCCTTAAGGCTCTCATGTGTGGACAGCGCATTAAAAGGGCAAAAAAAGTGAAGTTGTTTCAATCAACAGAAAAAGAATATTAACGCATCACGATCCGCGTCACCATTCCACAATCACATCTTCGTTGTCCACTCCACTCGAGAAAACACAAGTTATGGCCGCATCCACCGTTCGCTTTCATACCGAGAACACACACGGATAGTGAATAATTTTTCCTCATCCATTTCATTCCACTGCTATTGTGTTTTCAGACTCTCTGTTCTTGGGTCTCTCTTtgctttctctccctctctatccTACGAAAAACTCGCCGAATGAAGGCCTTTGCCTCACTGAGTGCTGTCGTCAACCAAGATCTGCACCAAGCCGAGCCACCCCGAGCCCTCAATACCGCCTGCAGCATCACTAAACGCAACCCCAAACCGCTACTACTCCTCCGTAAGCCGCTGGTGCTTTTCCCCTGAAcggagcctctctctctctagatttcTCCTCCCTCCCGATCTCCTCAGCCACGGAAACACCTCCCAAGCACCCCGTTTGTGTTTTTTGGGCTCTATATTTCTCTGTACCTTTGTTCGTATTTTCTCGGGAGGGCTCAGTCCTTAGATGTTCTAACGTTTTAGGGTGGTGGTGGGTCTTGGGATCCAGGAGTTTGTTCTCTTGTATCCAGGAGTTTTGTTCTCTGGTAGTGATTGTTCTTTCAGATAATCGAAGAGAATGGTTATTACTGACGAGAACAATCCCGATTTGAACAAGCCCACTAATCTTCAAggtaattttgagatttttttgacGATTCAAGACTGACTTTGGTTGTAAAACCAGAAATCTGACATGGttcttttgtcattttttttaatggtagaagGGATAGAGATGGGTAATAGAAAGTTCGGTCAGGAGATTACCCAGAACAGAACGGCTTTAAGAGTCATTAATCAGGGTTTAGTGGGAGGTCGAGCATACCCTTGTGCAGTCAATAAAAGAGCCTTGTCAGAGTAATGTTATCGATGCTCAATCTGAAGTTATAAtgcatttttgtttcttgttttgtagtctttgtttttgttttttttggtttctggAATTGATTTGTGTGTTTTTGCTCTTCTGTTTTAGAAAACATGAAATCTGCGAAAAGAAGCAGGCAGATCCAGTGCATCGACCGATTACGAGGTCTGGAACTTGGAATGTAGCCCtgtaatttcatttttgtttaatatttttggctGCTGACTGAAGGTCGTAGAaggaaataaaattcaaaatttgaatatgatatCTTTTGATAGCTttagggagaaaaaaaaaacccttttgACTAAATAAAAGTTCTTactgtttttgctattttcaaatCCGAAGAGTCGAAGAGAAAGCCAACCAGACAGAACAAGGGTTTGGGAACTTGGTGTTTAATTTTCAGTGGTGTTTAATTTTCAAATCTAGCTAACGTTTTCCCTCCATGAACTTAGGAGACTCGGTGTTCTATACACTGCAGCTTGGTTTTTTCTACATGGATTTTGATCTAATTTCCAAAAGCCTTGAAGAGGGTGGAGAACCAAGAAAGAAATAACTACCTGAAGGTGTATTAAGGTAGAATTTCCCTGTTTTTTCTACATTGTTTTTACAATCATCATATAAGTTCCATAATCTAGCTAATATGTTACATAATCTTttacacaataataaataattgaatatgCTAGAAATATCTCAAACTCAGATTATGATAATATTGATAATATTATGATATTGCCTCTTAATATTGATAATATGCTTGCAGTTCTTTCCAGAAAATGCTAAAGCTAATCGCATGGATTGGTTTCAGGTAATAATAAAGCTTGTGCCAAAGTAGATTTATATTCATAgtgacatatacatatacatagagACATATATTCTTAGTGACATATACATAGAGAGGGATCAGAGACGAGACATGATAATAAAGCTTGTGCTCAAGTTGATTTAGAAGTAATCTATTTGGAAGATGATGGAATAATAGaaagtatttattttagattaataatatttatttctttatttagtGTGTTCTGcacaactaaaaaaatattttattctttatttcttgaggCATGCTGTTGATTTTATTGTTGATTAGATGCACAAATACCTGCTTAAATTCTAGGAAAGCGGCTTAGAGTTTGTTCCTTGTATTGTTATCTTCACCTTCCTATAGATGCCTCTTATAGTCTGAAGGCTCATGTTTCAGATATGCTATAGATGccttttattgttgttttttattctcACCTCTCAAcatagttaatattttattcataaaacatGTTTCTATCAATTCTATAAGCTCTTGTCCATAATGTTTGACTAAAATCCATATCAGGATCTTCTTAAGTTAATTTGGTCATGTCTACTTGTTTGCTTCGGTTTTGATAATGTACAAGTCTAGCTTGGAATCAGCTTGCAAAGGGTCTTGGAGCCTTTGTCGGGGCAGTATTTTTTTAGATCTTTTGGTTATATAAAAtaacaactcttttttttttttctgattttttaaaatgaatttttaaatcTAACTAATCTGAAGGCTCATGTTTCAGATATGTTTTTTATGTTCCAGCTAATGTatgtttttttatcttctctggTTTTAGCATACTCTTGTTTCAAATATGTTTTAGCATACTCTTGTTAGAAGCGGCATATTGAATGTAAATAACTCTAGAATTGTTTGTTACAATTAAATAACTCTAGAATTTTGAATCTTCTGCTGTTAGAATTTTCTGTAAATTTATGTCTAGTTGTCAACAACAAAAAAGATCCTACCTTTATACTGTTcacattttctttctcaaggtCGTGTTtgctgtgaatttttttttttaattctatgttctctctctcaaaaacaTAGCTACACTatagatatactataaacacaGAAAAGGTGGTTAGGTTGACCTTTTCAATGTTTCCTTCAAACTTTAGCACCACTGCACTGCTTCCAGACACCTGATTTGAGAGAAACAGAGcatagaagaaaaagataaaatgaatatgcATTTATACAAATATGCAGATCTTGAGGTCAGAACTGGTTTTCTGTAATAGTTGACATAAAACAGATAGATAAAGATGCGAAAGATTACCTCAAATCCAGCAaaatttgaatatgtaaatCTCTAGTAGCTTCCAACAGCATAAAGATGAATACAAACTCAAGGAGAAACGGAGAATTTCTTCGGCTGAGAATAGTATTTGATGAGAAGAGTATTATTCAATGTTGTgttattctataaattttttgcatttgtatttttttttttaatatgtaattgttAATTGGAGATTTGTATTGGCAAGATGTAAATACAATGAATTTGTGCATGCAGATGTATCGTCAGAGAATTTCATTGAGTGGATGAAAATATAACCGTTTAATATTCTAATTCAATCAGTAAATGGGCTTTGAAGACCCCAATAAATGGgcatcaaatttgaaaataccGCTGTTTTAACGGAATGAAATAACATTTAACGGGAAAACAATGTAAACCGTTAAACCAAGAATTGCTGTTTCATagcctctatatatataaatgagatatatatatatatatatctccccATATTTCGAGGAcagattaatataaaattaaaagcaagAATAACTAAGGACTGATGGAGAGCGCATTTTTTGCCTAAATCGGAGATGATTTAGTATTTGATGTCATGATCAGGCCCTTAGAATTTGATTAATTAGGGTCTGCATATGACTATTACTttataaatatctcatttaatttttgttacaCTAAGGATGGGAAATTAGGAATTCTCACTTCGAGAGGAAAGGGCCTccagagatagagagaagataaagaaaatgaaacttgTACTAATATCCCAAATGATCTCCACATTACCTTACAGAGGAACCATAATAGATTTTGTTGGACAATGGACCCCATTAATATTTGTATGTCGAAATTACAAGTAAATGTAGAGAAATGAAATACAAATCTAAATGAAATGTAAAGTAAATGCGACTAAATGAAATGCAGCTTCTAGATTCATCAGTGCTGGTGCACCTTAATCGAACCCAACCCTTTCTTCCAATCACTTCTGCCGAAATTAGGGTTTCTCCCCTTTCTATTGTAacgattttttaatttaatttatgtctttatagattaatatataaaccctttatttatctcttcattttgaTTATATGATAAGCTgatttaaaaccaaatatatatattggtttctCCACAcagaataaataatttgtttcagaatgccattATAATCAATGttagag harbors:
- the LOC121250671 gene encoding G2/mitotic-specific cyclin-1-like → MVITDENNPDLNKPTNLQGIEMGNRKFGQEITQNRTALRVINQGLVGGRAYPCAVNKRALSEKHEICEKKQADPVHRPITRSGTWNVAL
- the LOC121249320 gene encoding uncharacterized protein LOC121249320, producing the protein MAMESEYYTEPDDGSPLSEDELMLNFHVVKPQHPYEEESLVVFRVQRRLLASEESSKTVVPLLLSSTNIPQFFHDCPGFIDAVSECVGSLPRDTHCVHVYNVVLDIAEIREFHWVFYFTSEELSSRDEAIYRLSLAYLDLELKKVELEDPSDCAICLQELQAGTEAALLPCSHVYHLGCILAWFLCGDNCPLCRFRVVHWNLNSWYMDCPQLLDRIGWFSIE